A portion of the Oryzias melastigma strain HK-1 linkage group LG1, ASM292280v2, whole genome shotgun sequence genome contains these proteins:
- the chtf18 gene encoding chromosome transmission fidelity protein 18 homolog isoform X2: MDEYDELFEIEDNFDEQYADELEALADMEKLAKHNKRDGDDGISDIEHLLDDNPITPKVKRQKQDAGVVKRLFGTSHSQEAKVASEVNDITPPSSPEHYVPSPPSRATASALDISGLAEIPETPRRAATMVPASLRVLRRPPLEGDYISVTDSSGTRVYLRQKEDTGAQVVDSRLVPNSYGGLGLLAVPIGALREQEAEKRHLQVVEESQRLTELLNRTVNDVVTESERAENEENEDPEDGEGKASRLWVDRFSPRHYTELLSDDFTNRCLLKWLKLWDTVVFGRERKTRTARSDRPTANQNTFKPNQGNQTQNRFKSKIEMTEELLDAELDQYRRPKFKVALLSGPPGLGKTTLAHVIAKHAGYNVVEINASDDRSAEVFQKRIDTATQMKSVLGANERPNCLIIDEIDGAPAAAINILLALLNRKDGHGAETAADAAKKKKKREQILLRPIICICNDLYTPALRPLRQQAFLLTFPQTQPSRLTQRLSEISVRQGLKADTGALMCLCEKTDNDIRSCINTLQFLYGRGHKQLDSRTIQSVSVGQKDQNKGLFHLWQEIFQLPRTKRKRMGEGYEELPGSGSGAQRFQHILHLASSSGEYEKVSQGLYDNFLSMRVRDPNLHCVCEALDWLLFSDRLNQEILHGQNFSLMKYLPFLSVAFHFLFAHTSVPRIAYPHSHYEASSRLLSSRNALSTMLLDIPAGIRTRISQLTLTVDVLTLLLDIICPKLRPVNPQLFSSREKEQMRELIGTMLAYNLSYRQDRTPEGQYTYVLEPRVEEVARFPGLPPRRQLTYQAKQTISREMELEKMRRAEQLMLQRNPKKEEKKSAAPAPVRNHQQRLENIVKQTTVESRPEVDFFGRAVAPKPQRPQPSSETGERCAVLSMGTAVGNSDVWFRFNEGMSNAVRRNVYIRELL, translated from the exons ATGGACGAATACGACGAATTGTTCGAGATAGAAGACAACTTTGACGAGCAGTACGCCGACGAGTTGGAGGCTTTGGCTGACATGGAGA AATTGGCCAAGCATAACAAACGGGATGGTGATGACGGGATCTCAGACATTGAGCACCTGCTTGATGATAACCCCATCA CTCCTAAAGTAAAGCGGCAGAAGCAGGACGCCGGGGTGGTAAAGCGGCTTTTCGGAACATCGCACAGTCAAGAAGCAAAAGTCGCGTCGGAGGTTAATGACATCACTCCACCGTCTTCTCCTGAGCACTATGTGCCCAGTCCCCCCTCCAG AGCAACCGCTTCTGCACTGGACATCAGCGGCTTAGCAGAGATCCCAGAGACACCGAGACGAGCCGCCACAATGGTGCCAGCCTCCCTGCGAGTGCTGAGGCGACCTCCACTGGAGGGGGATTACATCAGCGTAACAGATTCATCAGGGACCCGGGTCTACCTCAGACAGAAGGAAGACACAGGAGCTCAG GTGGTGGACTCCAGACTGGTGCCAAACTCCTACGGTGGACTGGGACTGCTGGCGGTGCCGATTGGAGCGCTGAGAGAACAAGAGGCAGAGAAG CGCCACCTGCAGGTAGTGGAGGAATCACAGCGTCTCACAGAGCTGCTCAACAG AACTGTGAATGATGTGGTCACGGAGTCTGAAAGGGCAgaaaatgaagagaatgagGATCCTGAGGATGGAGAGGGGAAAGCATCCCGACTGTGGGTGGACAGGTTTTCTCCTCGCCACTACACGGAGCTGCTTAGTGACGAT TTTACCAACCGCTGCCTGCTGAAGTGGTTGAAGCTGTGGGACACCGTCGTGTTCGGACGGGAGAGGAAGACCCGAACTGCTCGCTCAGACAGACcgacagccaatcagaacacattCAAGCCCAATCAAGGCAACCAGACCCAAAACCGTTTCAAGAGTAAGATTGAGATGACCGAGGAGCTTCTGGACGCTGAACTGGATCAGTACAGACGACCTAAGTTCAAG GTGGCCTTGTTATCTGGTCCTCCGGGTTTAGGGAAGACCACTCTTGCTCACGTCATTGCAAAGCATGCTGGGTACAACGTGGTGGAAATCAACGCCAG TGACGATCGCAGCgctgaagttttccagaaacGCATCGACACCGCCACGCAGATGAAGTCTGTTTTAGGCGCCAACGAGAGACCAAACTGCCTCATTATTGATGAGATCGATGGAGCGCCGGCG GCTGCCATCAACATCCTCCTGGCGCTTCTGAACAGGAAGGATGGACACGGCGCAGAGACGGCCGCTGATGCcgcaaagaagaaaaagaagagggaACAGATTCTGCTGCGCCCCATCATCTGCATCTGCAACGACCT TTACACTCCAGCTCTGAGGCCGCTCCGGCAGCAGGCCTTCCTCCTGACCTTCCCGCAAACCCAACCGTCCCGCCTCACACAGAGACTGTCAGAG ATTTCCGTGCGGCAGGGCCTGAAAGCAGACACGGGAGCTCTGATGTGTCTGTGCGAGAAGACGGACAACGACATCCGCTCCTGCATCAACACCctccag TTTCTTTACGGTCGAGGCCATAAGCAGCTGGACTCCAGAACCATACAGAGCGTCTCTGTGGGTCAGAAGGACCAGAACAAAGGCCTGTTCCATCTGTGGCAGGAGATCTTCCAGCTGCCGCGGACCAAACG gaaGCGTATGGGTGAGGGCTATGAGGAGCTGCCTGGTTCAGGAAGTGGTGCTCAAAGGTTCCAGCACATTCTTCATCTCGCTTCATCCAGCGGAGAGTATGAAAAAGTGTCGCAG GGCCTTTATGATAACTTCCTGTCCATGCGGGTGAGGGACCCCAACCTGCACTGCGTCTGCGAGGCTCTGGACTGGCTGCTCTTCTCGGACCGCTTAAACCAAGAGATTCTGCACGGCCAGAACTTCTCTCTGATGAAGTACTTGCCCTTCCTCTCCGTCGCTTTTCACTTCCTGTTCGCCCACACCAGCGTGCCCCGCATCGCCTATCCGCACAGCCACTACGAG GCTTCCTCTCGTCTCCTCAGCAGCAGAAACGCTTTGTCCACCATGCTGCTGGACATCCCAGCAGGCATCAGGACCAGGATCAGCCAGCTGACCCTGACCGTGGATGTTCTCACTCTGCTCCTCGACATCATCTGTCCAAAGCTGCGGCCT GTGAACCCGCAgctgttcagcagcagagagaagGAGCAGATGCGTGAGCTGATCGGCACCATGCTGGCCTACAACCTCTCCTACAGGCAGGACCGCACACCTGAGGGCCAGTACACCTACGTGCTGGAACC ACGAGTGGAGGAGGTGGCGAGGTTTCCGGGTTTGCCGCCGCGCCGCCAGCTGACCTACCAGGCCAAACAGACCATCAGCAGGGAGATGGAGCTGGAGAAGATGAGGAGAGCCGAGCAGCTGATGCTGCAGCGAAACCCG aagaaggaagaaaagaagagcGCTGCGCCGGCACCCGTCAGGAACCATCAGCAGAGGCTGGAGAACATCGTCAAACAGACGACGGTGGAGAGCAGG CCCGAGGTGGATTTCTTTGGTCGCGCTGTCGCCCCCAAACCTCAGAGACCCCAGCCTTCATCAGAGACAG GTGAGAGGTGTGCGGTTCTCTCCATGGGAACGGCTGTGGGCAACAGCGACGTGTGGTTCCGCTTCAACGAGGGCATGTCCAACGCTGTCAGGAGGAACGTCTACATCCGAGAACTACTGTAA
- the chtf18 gene encoding chromosome transmission fidelity protein 18 homolog isoform X1 has product MDEYDELFEIEDNFDEQYADELEALADMEKLAKHNKRDGDDGISDIEHLLDDNPITPKVKRQKQDAGVVKRLFGTSHSQEAKVASEVNDITPPSSPEHYVPSPPSRATASALDISGLAEIPETPRRAATMVPASLRVLRRPPLEGDYISVTDSSGTRVYLRQKEDTGAQVVDSRLVPNSYGGLGLLAVPIGALREQEAEKRHLQVVEESQRLTELLNRTVNDVVTESERAENEENEDPEDGEGKASRLWVDRFSPRHYTELLSDDFTNRCLLKWLKLWDTVVFGRERKTRTARSDRPTANQNTFKPNQGNQTQNRFKSKIEMTEELLDAELDQYRRPKFKVALLSGPPGLGKTTLAHVIAKHAGYNVVEINASDDRSAEVFQKRIDTATQMKSVLGANERPNCLIIDEIDGAPAAAINILLALLNRKDGHGAETAADAAKKKKKREQILLRPIICICNDLYTPALRPLRQQAFLLTFPQTQPSRLTQRLSEISVRQGLKADTGALMCLCEKTDNDIRSCINTLQFLYGRGHKQLDSRTIQSVSVGQKDQNKGLFHLWQEIFQLPRTKRKRMGEGYEELPGSGSGAQRFQHILHLASSSGEYEKVSQGLYDNFLSMRVRDPNLHCVCEALDWLLFSDRLNQEILHGQNFSLMKYLPFLSVAFHFLFAHTSVPRIAYPHSHYEASSRLLSSRNALSTMLLDIPAGIRTRISQLTLTVDVLTLLLDIICPKLRPVNPQLFSSREKEQMRELIGTMLAYNLSYRQDRTPEGQYTYVLEPRVEEVARFPGLPPRRQLTYQAKQTISREMELEKMRRAEQLMLQRNPAGKKEEKKSAAPAPVRNHQQRLENIVKQTTVESRPEVDFFGRAVAPKPQRPQPSSETGERCAVLSMGTAVGNSDVWFRFNEGMSNAVRRNVYIRELL; this is encoded by the exons ATGGACGAATACGACGAATTGTTCGAGATAGAAGACAACTTTGACGAGCAGTACGCCGACGAGTTGGAGGCTTTGGCTGACATGGAGA AATTGGCCAAGCATAACAAACGGGATGGTGATGACGGGATCTCAGACATTGAGCACCTGCTTGATGATAACCCCATCA CTCCTAAAGTAAAGCGGCAGAAGCAGGACGCCGGGGTGGTAAAGCGGCTTTTCGGAACATCGCACAGTCAAGAAGCAAAAGTCGCGTCGGAGGTTAATGACATCACTCCACCGTCTTCTCCTGAGCACTATGTGCCCAGTCCCCCCTCCAG AGCAACCGCTTCTGCACTGGACATCAGCGGCTTAGCAGAGATCCCAGAGACACCGAGACGAGCCGCCACAATGGTGCCAGCCTCCCTGCGAGTGCTGAGGCGACCTCCACTGGAGGGGGATTACATCAGCGTAACAGATTCATCAGGGACCCGGGTCTACCTCAGACAGAAGGAAGACACAGGAGCTCAG GTGGTGGACTCCAGACTGGTGCCAAACTCCTACGGTGGACTGGGACTGCTGGCGGTGCCGATTGGAGCGCTGAGAGAACAAGAGGCAGAGAAG CGCCACCTGCAGGTAGTGGAGGAATCACAGCGTCTCACAGAGCTGCTCAACAG AACTGTGAATGATGTGGTCACGGAGTCTGAAAGGGCAgaaaatgaagagaatgagGATCCTGAGGATGGAGAGGGGAAAGCATCCCGACTGTGGGTGGACAGGTTTTCTCCTCGCCACTACACGGAGCTGCTTAGTGACGAT TTTACCAACCGCTGCCTGCTGAAGTGGTTGAAGCTGTGGGACACCGTCGTGTTCGGACGGGAGAGGAAGACCCGAACTGCTCGCTCAGACAGACcgacagccaatcagaacacattCAAGCCCAATCAAGGCAACCAGACCCAAAACCGTTTCAAGAGTAAGATTGAGATGACCGAGGAGCTTCTGGACGCTGAACTGGATCAGTACAGACGACCTAAGTTCAAG GTGGCCTTGTTATCTGGTCCTCCGGGTTTAGGGAAGACCACTCTTGCTCACGTCATTGCAAAGCATGCTGGGTACAACGTGGTGGAAATCAACGCCAG TGACGATCGCAGCgctgaagttttccagaaacGCATCGACACCGCCACGCAGATGAAGTCTGTTTTAGGCGCCAACGAGAGACCAAACTGCCTCATTATTGATGAGATCGATGGAGCGCCGGCG GCTGCCATCAACATCCTCCTGGCGCTTCTGAACAGGAAGGATGGACACGGCGCAGAGACGGCCGCTGATGCcgcaaagaagaaaaagaagagggaACAGATTCTGCTGCGCCCCATCATCTGCATCTGCAACGACCT TTACACTCCAGCTCTGAGGCCGCTCCGGCAGCAGGCCTTCCTCCTGACCTTCCCGCAAACCCAACCGTCCCGCCTCACACAGAGACTGTCAGAG ATTTCCGTGCGGCAGGGCCTGAAAGCAGACACGGGAGCTCTGATGTGTCTGTGCGAGAAGACGGACAACGACATCCGCTCCTGCATCAACACCctccag TTTCTTTACGGTCGAGGCCATAAGCAGCTGGACTCCAGAACCATACAGAGCGTCTCTGTGGGTCAGAAGGACCAGAACAAAGGCCTGTTCCATCTGTGGCAGGAGATCTTCCAGCTGCCGCGGACCAAACG gaaGCGTATGGGTGAGGGCTATGAGGAGCTGCCTGGTTCAGGAAGTGGTGCTCAAAGGTTCCAGCACATTCTTCATCTCGCTTCATCCAGCGGAGAGTATGAAAAAGTGTCGCAG GGCCTTTATGATAACTTCCTGTCCATGCGGGTGAGGGACCCCAACCTGCACTGCGTCTGCGAGGCTCTGGACTGGCTGCTCTTCTCGGACCGCTTAAACCAAGAGATTCTGCACGGCCAGAACTTCTCTCTGATGAAGTACTTGCCCTTCCTCTCCGTCGCTTTTCACTTCCTGTTCGCCCACACCAGCGTGCCCCGCATCGCCTATCCGCACAGCCACTACGAG GCTTCCTCTCGTCTCCTCAGCAGCAGAAACGCTTTGTCCACCATGCTGCTGGACATCCCAGCAGGCATCAGGACCAGGATCAGCCAGCTGACCCTGACCGTGGATGTTCTCACTCTGCTCCTCGACATCATCTGTCCAAAGCTGCGGCCT GTGAACCCGCAgctgttcagcagcagagagaagGAGCAGATGCGTGAGCTGATCGGCACCATGCTGGCCTACAACCTCTCCTACAGGCAGGACCGCACACCTGAGGGCCAGTACACCTACGTGCTGGAACC ACGAGTGGAGGAGGTGGCGAGGTTTCCGGGTTTGCCGCCGCGCCGCCAGCTGACCTACCAGGCCAAACAGACCATCAGCAGGGAGATGGAGCTGGAGAAGATGAGGAGAGCCGAGCAGCTGATGCTGCAGCGAAACCCGGCGGGG aagaaggaagaaaagaagagcGCTGCGCCGGCACCCGTCAGGAACCATCAGCAGAGGCTGGAGAACATCGTCAAACAGACGACGGTGGAGAGCAGG CCCGAGGTGGATTTCTTTGGTCGCGCTGTCGCCCCCAAACCTCAGAGACCCCAGCCTTCATCAGAGACAG GTGAGAGGTGTGCGGTTCTCTCCATGGGAACGGCTGTGGGCAACAGCGACGTGTGGTTCCGCTTCAACGAGGGCATGTCCAACGCTGTCAGGAGGAACGTCTACATCCGAGAACTACTGTAA